One window of the Shewanella cyperi genome contains the following:
- a CDS encoding tetratricopeptide repeat protein: protein MTNLLTLAGLALMLCACSSTPATSDGNQEIVALQAQAEHAYKLAKLDQAESQYLEVLALVPNYAPGWFRLGNIYTRTGRHDAAIAAYQRCVELEPENQKAWYNMSLVRLKQSTQILEAIESRGDKDSAIGRQISALLQVLNGLQSAPDNNTQARAE from the coding sequence TTGACAAATTTACTAACGCTTGCGGGCCTGGCCTTGATGCTCTGTGCCTGCAGCAGCACGCCCGCAACATCCGATGGCAACCAGGAAATCGTGGCCCTGCAGGCCCAGGCCGAACACGCCTATAAGCTGGCCAAGTTGGATCAGGCGGAAAGCCAATATCTGGAAGTTCTGGCCTTAGTGCCCAACTACGCACCGGGCTGGTTCCGGCTCGGCAATATTTACACCCGCACCGGTCGCCATGATGCCGCCATCGCCGCTTACCAGCGTTGTGTCGAATTGGAGCCGGAAAACCAAAAAGCCTGGTACAACATGAGCCTGGTCAGGCTGAAACAATCGACACAGATATTGGAAGCCATCGAATCCCGGGGCGACAAGGACAGTGCCATCGGTCGGCAAATTTCGGCGCTGTTGCAGGTGCTCAATGGTTTGCAAAGTGCGCCCGATAACAATACCCAGGCGCGGGCCGAATGA
- a CDS encoding DUF192 domain-containing protein, whose amino-acid sequence MKKIKMLNSRNGKELQVSLADTPWLRLRGLLGRAPLQSDQGMLISPCNAVHTMWMGYPLDLVYLDRRHKVVRIVTGLKPWRSSHCRQASSVLELAAGSVAQLQITQGDELIWDPN is encoded by the coding sequence ATGAAAAAGATCAAAATGTTAAATAGCCGCAACGGTAAAGAGTTACAGGTTAGCCTGGCTGACACCCCCTGGTTGCGGCTGCGCGGTTTATTGGGGCGGGCACCATTGCAGTCAGATCAGGGCATGTTGATCAGCCCCTGCAATGCCGTACACACCATGTGGATGGGGTATCCCCTGGATCTGGTTTACCTCGACCGCAGACACAAAGTCGTCCGCATAGTCACGGGGCTGAAACCGTGGCGATCCAGCCATTGCCGGCAGGCATCCAGTGTTTTGGAACTGGCCGCCGGCAGCGTCGCACAACTGCAAATTACCCAGGGAGATGAGCTGATATGGGATCCAAATTGA
- a CDS encoding type II secretion system F family protein, which translates to MVNLIVTIYTLAVIALIVSCTRIYRKVPQDSREFMDPLTPGLKMIWPIVRLLAYYVSEKLSVDYLERVSKKLQLSGLSYMMNAEQYFAIRIISTFFALGLMLVAGLMLDAVQLNYLLIAAVLGFYLPVLTLNDLRKKRQGLIVKVLPVYLDYLTMSIEAGLNMSGALMQAVERGPNGPMKIELEKVIRDMRAGMSRAQAFRNMADRVQITEINSLVSSLAQAEKTGASLGQTLRIQSDQRRVERFQRAEKKALEAPVKLVFPLIAFIFPVTFLILAFPIVMKFMYEL; encoded by the coding sequence ATGGTCAATCTTATCGTCACCATTTACACCCTGGCCGTCATAGCGCTTATCGTCAGCTGCACCCGTATCTACCGCAAGGTGCCGCAGGACAGCCGCGAGTTTATGGATCCCCTGACGCCTGGCCTCAAAATGATCTGGCCCATAGTCAGGCTGCTGGCCTATTACGTCAGTGAAAAGCTCAGCGTGGACTATCTGGAGCGGGTGTCCAAGAAACTGCAGCTGTCGGGTTTGTCCTACATGATGAACGCCGAACAGTATTTTGCCATCCGCATCATCAGCACCTTTTTTGCCCTGGGTCTGATGTTGGTCGCCGGCCTGATGCTGGATGCGGTTCAGCTAAATTACCTGCTCATTGCCGCCGTATTGGGCTTTTACCTGCCGGTGTTGACCCTGAACGATCTGCGTAAAAAGCGCCAGGGACTCATAGTCAAGGTACTGCCTGTTTACCTGGATTATCTCACCATGTCCATTGAGGCCGGACTCAATATGTCCGGCGCCCTGATGCAGGCGGTGGAACGGGGGCCCAATGGTCCGATGAAAATCGAACTGGAAAAGGTTATCCGTGATATGCGCGCCGGTATGTCGCGGGCCCAGGCGTTTCGCAACATGGCCGACAGGGTGCAAATTACCGAAATCAACAGCCTGGTCAGTTCCCTGGCACAGGCGGAAAAAACCGGTGCCAGCCTGGGACAGACACTCAGGATCCAATCCGATCAACGCCGGGTGGAACGTTTCCAGCGGGCGGAGAAAAAGGCCCTTGAGGCCCCGGTCAAGCTGGTGTTTCCGCTGATTGCGTTTATTTTCCCCGTCACCTTTCTCATCCTGGCATTCCCGATAGTCATGAAATTCATGTACGAATTATGA